A genomic stretch from Helianthus annuus cultivar XRQ/B chromosome 1, HanXRQr2.0-SUNRISE, whole genome shotgun sequence includes:
- the LOC110944087 gene encoding uncharacterized protein LOC110944087, protein MIQLSPNKRDTIKWKDGNTMLEVSASNMWQTVRHNEAEVDWSKLVWCAKCIPRHAFLMWLIMRKKLLTQDIILQWDLSRRKNMNMMCCLLCYENHDSHNHLFFECKYSSKIRSTVRQKVGMEDVDPKWDDVVGWLLMRVNSKAAGMYVSRILVAATAYFIWQERNSRLFKNQLRPPEQLCQVILDMVRYKLMGVRLKRTDRVARLLQDWDIRDDGSEGG, encoded by the coding sequence ATGATCCAGTTAAGTCCTAATAAGAGAGATACAATCAAATGGAAGGATGGGAATACGATGTTGGAGGTATCTGCTTCGAATATGTGGCAAACGGTTCGACATAATGAAGCGGAAGTGGATTGGAGCAAGTTAGTTTGGTGTGCTAAATGTATTCCTAGGCATGCGTTTCTCATGTGGCTGATTATGAGGAAGAAATTGCTAACCCAAGACATTATTCTACAGTGGGATTTATCTCGCAGGAAGAATATGAATATGATGTGTTGCTTGCTTTGTTATGAAAATCATGATTCTCACAATCACTTATTTTTTGAGTGCAAGTACTCATCGAAAATACGGAGTACGGTTAGACAAAAAGTGGGTATGGAAGATGTTGATCCAAAGTGGGATGATGTGGTGGGATGGCTTTTGATGCGTGTTAACTCCAAAGCGGCTGGTATGTATGTCAGCAGGATTTTAGTAGCGGCTACTGCTTATTTTATTTGGCAAGAAAGAAACTCTAGATTATTCAAGAATCAGTTAAGACCTCCGGAGCAATTGTGTCAAGTAATATTGGATATGGTTCGGTATAAACTCATGGGAGTTCGGTTGAAGAGAACTGATAGAGTGGCAAGGCTGTTGCAGGATTGGGATATTCGTGATGATGGATCCGAAGGTGGCTGA
- the LOC110944172 gene encoding uncharacterized protein LOC110944172 has protein sequence MSWGWRKILSIRELVRPHVWFTIRSGTQTNAWSDNWSEFSPLRSFITPRHIANAGFNLQSSVADLIDDHSQWKWPQAWNDLYPVLINLPVPTLDQNMEDRISWKDRDGNKCSFGSGVVWDSIRNREGIVSWANMVWFAQCIPRHSFHMWLVCKDKLKTQDRLAAWEAGSETNLRLMCCPLCRYGRDSRDHLFFQCSYASKIWNNVKTMVDLDSVSDQWSSIMVWMAKYADSKMLVHVICKILIAASSYFVWQERNNRLFSQNCRTPEQVAQVILHTVRLKVMGFKKDSNPVNRRILEKWKISTENQLNDPG, from the coding sequence ATGAGTTGGGGGTGGAGGAAAATCCTCTCCATTCGCGAGCTGGTTCGGCCGCATGTTTGGTTTACTATTCGAAGTGGGACGCAAACAAATGCATGGAGCGATAATTGGAGTGAATTCAGCCCGCTCAGATCCTTTATTACGCCGAGACACATTGCCAATGCAGGTTTTAACCTCCAGTCTTCGGTTGCGGATCTGATTGATGATCACTCTCAATGGAAATGGCCTCAAGCTTGGAACGACTTGTACCCGGTTTTAATTAACTTACCGGTTCCGACTCTAGATCAAAATATGGAGGATAGAATCAGTTGGAAGGACCGGGATGGAAACAAGTGTAGCTTCGGATCCGGGGTGGTGTGGGACTCTATACGCAACAGGGAAGGAATCGTTTCGTGGGCTAACATGGTGTGGTTCGCTCAGTGTATCCCGAGACATTCGTTTCATATGTGGCTTGTTTGCAAAGATAAGCTAAAGACGCAAGACAGATTGGCGGCATGGGAAGCAGGAAGCGAAACTAACTTAAGGTTAATGTGTTGTCCTCTTTGCAGGTACGGCCGGGACTCGCGtgatcatcttttctttcaatgtTCCTATGCGTCTAAAATTTGGAACAATGTGAAGACAATGGTGGATTTGGATAGTGTTTCTGACCAATGGAGCTCTATTATGGTATGGATGGCTAAATATGCTGATTCGAAGATGTTGGTTCATGTTATTTGCAAGATTCTTATAGCTGCATCTTCGTATTTTGTTTGGCAAGAGAGAAACAACCGATTATTCTCTCAAAATTGCCGAACTCCAGAACAGGTGGCGCAGGTGATACTTCATACGGTCCGGTTAAAAGTGATGGGGTTCAAAAAGGACAGCAATCCGGTGAACAGGAGAATTTTAGAGAAATGGAAGATCTCTACAGAGAATCAACTTAATGATCCAGGCTAA